A single Chaetodon trifascialis isolate fChaTrf1 chromosome 18, fChaTrf1.hap1, whole genome shotgun sequence DNA region contains:
- the epb41l3a gene encoding band 4.1-like protein 3a isoform X13 translates to MTTEPGEPKEDQPKEAESFPEAAAHSTPKQGEEVGPSQIQAQSSLAEDSTSHLSSSSWIARSPARNPLSFRTMQTKVTLLDGSLFTCTVEKRARGLQLFEKVCEHINLLERDYFALSFRDADNNKNWLDPAKEMKKQVRGVPWNFSFNVKFYPPDPAQLSEDITRYFLCLQLRQDIVSGRLPCSFATHTVLGSYTIQSELGDYDPEECGSDYVSELSFAPNQTKEMEEKIMELHKAYRGMTPAEAEMHFLENVKKLSMYGVDLHHAKMVGSRFDCLPSAKSEDSEGVAIMLGVCSSGLLVYRDRLRINRFSWPKILKISYKRNNFYIKIRPGEFDQFESTIGFKLLNHRAAKRLWKVCVEHHSFFRLMSPEETPKKLLSLGSKFRYSGRTQIQTRRASAQISRPAPHFPRCISKRNMLSRSLDGASRATSSLIGSPAITVSPKANGDAHTDMGAGLYGASKAIAVSDLITTVTPERRMEERRVEQVEEVLVLGDEVQERMEVHKEELQQDEEEEEKEENREISQQSPPTPQKHDTKTELTDTALDGDLTVTESDQDEDLKTQETLGSPEEEQKPQSTISALRRSFLEGEAGGGGAGGGMTEWEKRLASSPLRRVDDSPMIEPLELDETLPLDSRSTMPKPIFDEMSPELTALLKSAREQKTFREHNLLKTSEKVETVLLMTEPCDQHMQMADQPQEVPVMRKTLTYEAPGSRVDSDPPAGLLLSSQTFTAETSNTTTTTHITKTVKGGISETRIEKRIVISGDTDIDHDQALAAALSEARRQHPELSVTRVVVHKETEVSSDHVNN, encoded by the exons ATGACGACAGAACCAGGTGAGCCAAAGGAGGACCAGCCCAAAGAGGCGGAGTCTTTccctgaagctgctgcacacTCTACACCTAAAcag GGAGAGGAGGTCGGGCCATCTCAGATCCAAGCTCAGAGCTCACTGGCTGAGGACTCAACCAGTCACCTGTCATCAAGCAGTTGGATCGCTCGCTCTCCGGCCAGAAACCCACTGAGCTTCAGGACGATGCAGACCAAAGTGACCCTGCTGGACGGCTCACTGTTCACCTGCACTGTGGAG AAACGTGCTCGTGGGCTTCAGTTGTTTGAGAAGGTTTGTGAACACATCAACCTGCTGGAGAGAGACTACTTCGCCTTGTCCTTCAGAGATGCAGACAACAACAAA AACTGGTTGGATCCAGCAAAAGAGATGAAGaagcaggtcagag GTGTTCCCTGGAATTTCTCATTCAATGTGAAGTTTTACCCTCCTGATCCAGCCCAGCTCTCTGAGGACATCACCAG GTACTTCCTTTGTCTCCAGCTCAGACAGGATATTGTTTCTGGTCGTCTTCCGTGCTCATTTGCAACACACACTGTCCTCGGCTCCTACACCATCCAATCAGAGCTTGGAGACTATGATCCTG AAGAGTGTGGTTCAGATTACGTCAGTGAACTCAGTTTTGCCccaaatcaaacaaaagaaatggagGAGAAGATCATGGAGCTACATAAAGCATACAG aggaatgACTCCAGCTGAAGCAGAGATGCACTTCCTGGAAAATGTAAAGAAGCTTTCCATGTATGGAGTTGACCTTCATCATGCAAAG ATGGTAGGAAGCCGATTTGATTGCTTGCCTTCAGCTAAGTCAGAG GACTCGGAGGGTGTGGCCATCATGCTCGGTGTGTGCAGTAGTGGTCTACTAGtctacagagacagactgaggatcAACAGATTCTCATGGCCGAAGATCCTGAAGATCTCATACAAACGGAACAACTTCTACATCAAAATCCGACCTGGAGAG TTTGACCAGTTTGAGTCTACCATTGGCTTCAAGCTGCTGAACCACAGAGCGGCTAAAAGACTGTGGAAAGTCTGTGTGGAGCATCACTCCTTCTTCAG gctGATGTCCCCAGAAGAAACCCCTAAGAAGTTACTGTCTCTGGGGTCAAAGTTTCGCTACAGCGGTCGGACTCAGATCCAGACTCGCAGAGCCAGCGCTCAGATCTCCAGACCTGCACCACATTTCCCACGATGCATCAGCAAGAGGAACATGCTGAGCCGCAGCCTGGATGGAG CTTCCAGGGCCACGtcctctctgattggctctccAGCCATCACAGTGTCCCCCAAAGCCAATGGTGATGCACACACAG acatggGTGCAGGCCTGTACGGAGCATCTAAAGCCATTGCTGTTAGTGACCTCATCACCACCGTGACacctgagaggaggatggaggagaggagggtggagcaAG TTGAGGAGGTACTGGTGTTGGGGGATGAGGtgcaggagaggatggaggtgcATAAAGAGGAGTTGCAgcaggatgaagaagaggaagagaaggaggagaacagagagattTCTCAACAGAGTCCTCCGACGCCTCAGAAGCATGACACCAAG acTGAGCTGACTGATACAGCTTTGGATGGCGACCTAACGGTTACTGAG tctgatcAGGATGAAGACTTGAAAACTCAG GAGACGTTGGGGAgtccagaggaggagcagaaaccTCAGAGCACCATCAGTGCTCTCAGACGCTCCTTCTTagagggagaagcaggaggaggaggagcaggtggagggatGACAGAGTGGGAGAAACGTCTTGCCTCCTCACCTCTACGACGAGTTGACGACTCCCCAATGATTGAACCGCTGGAACTAGATGAG actCTCCCACTGGACAGTCGCTCAACAATG cctAAACCTATATTCGATGAAATGTCTCCTGAGCTGACTGCTCTGCTGAAGTCGGCCAGAGAACAAAAAACCTTCAGAGAACACAACCTGCTGAAG ACATCAGAGAAGGTGGAGACGGTCTTATTAATGACGGAGCCATGTGACCAGCACATGCAAATGGCAGATCAGCCTCAG GAGGTCCCAGTGATGAGGAAGACTCTCACCTATGAAGCTCCGGGG agccGAGTGGACTCAGATCCTCCTGCAGGTTTGCTGCTGAGCTCCCAGACCTTCACTGCAGAGACCTctaacaccaccaccaccacacacatcACCAAG acAGTAAAAGGAGGAATTTCAGAAACCAGAATAGAGAAGAGAATCGTGATTTCTGGAGACACAGATATCGACCATGACCAG GCTTTGGCAGCGGCGCTCAGCGAGGCACGGCGGCAGCATCCTGAGCTGTCCGTTACGCGAGTTGTCGTCCATAAAGAAACAGAGGTCTCTTCTGATCATGTCAATAATTAG
- the epb41l3a gene encoding band 4.1-like protein 3a isoform X10, producing the protein MTTEPGEPKEDQPKEAESFPEAAAHSTPKQGEEVGPSQIQAQSSLAEDSTSHLSSSSWIARSPARNPLSFRTMQTKVTLLDGSLFTCTVEKRARGLQLFEKVCEHINLLERDYFALSFRDADNNKNWLDPAKEMKKQVRGVPWNFSFNVKFYPPDPAQLSEDITRYFLCLQLRQDIVSGRLPCSFATHTVLGSYTIQSELGDYDPEECGSDYVSELSFAPNQTKEMEEKIMELHKAYRGMTPAEAEMHFLENVKKLSMYGVDLHHAKMVGSRFDCLPSAKSEDSEGVAIMLGVCSSGLLVYRDRLRINRFSWPKILKISYKRNNFYIKIRPGEFDQFESTIGFKLLNHRAAKRLWKVCVEHHSFFRLMSPEETPKKLLSLGSKFRYSGRTQIQTRRASAQISRPAPHFPRCISKRNMLSRSLDGASRATSSLIGSPAITVSPKANGDAHTDMGAGLYGASKAIAVSDLITTVTPERRMEERRVEQVEEVLVLGDEVQERMEVHKEELQQDEEEEEKEENREISQQSPPTPQKHDTKTELTDTALDGDLTVTESDQDEDLKTQETLGSPEEEQKPQSTISALRRSFLEGEAGGGGAGGGMTEWEKRLASSPLRRVDDSPMIEPLELDETLPLDSRSTMTSEKVETVLLMTEPCDQHMQMADQPQVATGNLVGLPPSNPPPPPPGACMTHADDVTEEWASDDDSNNTHDQTNSPAEKHDINDVDVSDDEPSSQASDDDASDASEDAISVLAQVAVEEAMEAAVRHAQSPGVTDANQDAINTNFAVSYSEQELTSMAANNSPSTRTCSVLGCRPTGTQHYHEDKVSDDSEDERGWWSRENSPPPSLPHPTSRCSPCSANQTQPSDHSDDDNDESQPLKEEVPVMRKTLTYEAPGSRVDSDPPAGLLLSSQTFTAETSNTTTTTHITKTVKGGISETRIEKRIVISGDTDIDHDQALAAALSEARRQHPELSVTRVVVHKETEVSSDHVNN; encoded by the exons ATGACGACAGAACCAGGTGAGCCAAAGGAGGACCAGCCCAAAGAGGCGGAGTCTTTccctgaagctgctgcacacTCTACACCTAAAcag GGAGAGGAGGTCGGGCCATCTCAGATCCAAGCTCAGAGCTCACTGGCTGAGGACTCAACCAGTCACCTGTCATCAAGCAGTTGGATCGCTCGCTCTCCGGCCAGAAACCCACTGAGCTTCAGGACGATGCAGACCAAAGTGACCCTGCTGGACGGCTCACTGTTCACCTGCACTGTGGAG AAACGTGCTCGTGGGCTTCAGTTGTTTGAGAAGGTTTGTGAACACATCAACCTGCTGGAGAGAGACTACTTCGCCTTGTCCTTCAGAGATGCAGACAACAACAAA AACTGGTTGGATCCAGCAAAAGAGATGAAGaagcaggtcagag GTGTTCCCTGGAATTTCTCATTCAATGTGAAGTTTTACCCTCCTGATCCAGCCCAGCTCTCTGAGGACATCACCAG GTACTTCCTTTGTCTCCAGCTCAGACAGGATATTGTTTCTGGTCGTCTTCCGTGCTCATTTGCAACACACACTGTCCTCGGCTCCTACACCATCCAATCAGAGCTTGGAGACTATGATCCTG AAGAGTGTGGTTCAGATTACGTCAGTGAACTCAGTTTTGCCccaaatcaaacaaaagaaatggagGAGAAGATCATGGAGCTACATAAAGCATACAG aggaatgACTCCAGCTGAAGCAGAGATGCACTTCCTGGAAAATGTAAAGAAGCTTTCCATGTATGGAGTTGACCTTCATCATGCAAAG ATGGTAGGAAGCCGATTTGATTGCTTGCCTTCAGCTAAGTCAGAG GACTCGGAGGGTGTGGCCATCATGCTCGGTGTGTGCAGTAGTGGTCTACTAGtctacagagacagactgaggatcAACAGATTCTCATGGCCGAAGATCCTGAAGATCTCATACAAACGGAACAACTTCTACATCAAAATCCGACCTGGAGAG TTTGACCAGTTTGAGTCTACCATTGGCTTCAAGCTGCTGAACCACAGAGCGGCTAAAAGACTGTGGAAAGTCTGTGTGGAGCATCACTCCTTCTTCAG gctGATGTCCCCAGAAGAAACCCCTAAGAAGTTACTGTCTCTGGGGTCAAAGTTTCGCTACAGCGGTCGGACTCAGATCCAGACTCGCAGAGCCAGCGCTCAGATCTCCAGACCTGCACCACATTTCCCACGATGCATCAGCAAGAGGAACATGCTGAGCCGCAGCCTGGATGGAG CTTCCAGGGCCACGtcctctctgattggctctccAGCCATCACAGTGTCCCCCAAAGCCAATGGTGATGCACACACAG acatggGTGCAGGCCTGTACGGAGCATCTAAAGCCATTGCTGTTAGTGACCTCATCACCACCGTGACacctgagaggaggatggaggagaggagggtggagcaAG TTGAGGAGGTACTGGTGTTGGGGGATGAGGtgcaggagaggatggaggtgcATAAAGAGGAGTTGCAgcaggatgaagaagaggaagagaaggaggagaacagagagattTCTCAACAGAGTCCTCCGACGCCTCAGAAGCATGACACCAAG acTGAGCTGACTGATACAGCTTTGGATGGCGACCTAACGGTTACTGAG tctgatcAGGATGAAGACTTGAAAACTCAG GAGACGTTGGGGAgtccagaggaggagcagaaaccTCAGAGCACCATCAGTGCTCTCAGACGCTCCTTCTTagagggagaagcaggaggaggaggagcaggtggagggatGACAGAGTGGGAGAAACGTCTTGCCTCCTCACCTCTACGACGAGTTGACGACTCCCCAATGATTGAACCGCTGGAACTAGATGAG actCTCCCACTGGACAGTCGCTCAACAATG ACATCAGAGAAGGTGGAGACGGTCTTATTAATGACGGAGCCATGTGACCAGCACATGCAAATGGCAGATCAGCCTCAGGTAGCAACTGGAAATCTTGTGGGCCTGCCCCCTAgtaaccccccaccccctccacctgGGGCCTGTATGACAcatgctgatgatgtcacagaagAATGGGCTAGCGATGATGACAGTAACAACACTCATGACCAGACTAACAGTccagcagaaaaacatgacatcaaTGACGTTGATGTCAGCGATGATGAGCCTAGTAGCCAAGctagtgatgatgatgctagCGATGCTAGTGAAGATGCCATCAGTGTGTTAGCACAGGTAGCAGTGGAGGAAGCCATGGAAGCTGCAGTTCGACATGCTCAGAGCCCAGGTGTTACTGATGCTAATCAGGATGCCATTAATACTAACTTTGCAGTTAGCTACAGTGAGCAGGAACTAACTAGCATGGCAGCTAACAACAGTCCCAGCACCAGAACCTGTTCTGTTCTGGGTTGTCGACCCACTGGGACTCAGCATTACCATGAAGACAAGGTCTCCGACGACTCAGAGGATGAGCGAGGGTGGTGGTCCAGAGAaaactctcctcctccctctttacCCCACCCAACCTCCAGGTGCTCCCCCTGCTCGGCCAATCAGACGCAACCATCTGACCACAGTGATGACGATAACGATGAGTCTCAGCCTCTGAAGGAG GAGGTCCCAGTGATGAGGAAGACTCTCACCTATGAAGCTCCGGGG agccGAGTGGACTCAGATCCTCCTGCAGGTTTGCTGCTGAGCTCCCAGACCTTCACTGCAGAGACCTctaacaccaccaccaccacacacatcACCAAG acAGTAAAAGGAGGAATTTCAGAAACCAGAATAGAGAAGAGAATCGTGATTTCTGGAGACACAGATATCGACCATGACCAG GCTTTGGCAGCGGCGCTCAGCGAGGCACGGCGGCAGCATCCTGAGCTGTCCGTTACGCGAGTTGTCGTCCATAAAGAAACAGAGGTCTCTTCTGATCATGTCAATAATTAG
- the epb41l3a gene encoding band 4.1-like protein 3a isoform X5 encodes MTTEPGEPKEDQPKEAESFPEAAAHSTPKQGEEVGPSQIQAQSSLAEDSTSHLSSSSWIARSPARNPLSFRTMQTKVTLLDGSLFTCTVEKRARGLQLFEKVCEHINLLERDYFALSFRDADNNKNWLDPAKEMKKQVRGVPWNFSFNVKFYPPDPAQLSEDITRYFLCLQLRQDIVSGRLPCSFATHTVLGSYTIQSELGDYDPEECGSDYVSELSFAPNQTKEMEEKIMELHKAYRGMTPAEAEMHFLENVKKLSMYGVDLHHAKMVGSRFDCLPSAKSEDSEGVAIMLGVCSSGLLVYRDRLRINRFSWPKILKISYKRNNFYIKIRPGEFDQFESTIGFKLLNHRAAKRLWKVCVEHHSFFRLMSPEETPKKLLSLGSKFRYSGRTQIQTRRASAQISRPAPHFPRCISKRNMLSRSLDGDMGAGLYGASKAIAVSDLITTVTPERRMEERRVEQVEEVLVLGDEVQERMEVHKEELQQDEEEEEKEENREISQQSPPTPQKHDTKTELTDTALDGDLTVTESDQDEDLKTQETLGSPEEEQKPQSTISALRRSFLEGEAGGGGAGGGMTEWEKRLASSPLRRVDDSPMIEPLELDETLPLDSRSTMESGTITNLVLPQPIRGKSYTVGRSYDTSSGRVITMTTRDDSTDVTIATGNIEMDMQFRIIPLSTADDVITGGPLITICEVKTPTSPPEIAPSVCDIFNDVISGNDTRGGGVSSLDLHQGEAPVISPLTPLVPLKSPLDEPILSPAPSPGLSGRTSPSLSRVPKPIFDEMSPELTALLKSAREQKTFREHNLLKTSEKVETVLLMTEPCDQHMQMADQPQVATGNLVGLPPSNPPPPPPGACMTHADDVTEEWASDDDSNNTHDQTNSPAEKHDINDVDVSDDEPSSQASDDDASDASEDAISVLAQVAVEEAMEAAVRHAQSPGVTDANQDAINTNFAVSYSEQELTSMAANNSPSTRTCSVLGCRPTGTQHYHEDKVSDDSEDERGWWSRENSPPPSLPHPTSRCSPCSANQTQPSDHSDDDNDESQPLKEEVPVMRKTLTYEAPGSRVDSDPPAGLLLSSQTFTAETSNTTTTTHITKTVKGGISETRIEKRIVISGDTDIDHDQALAAALSEARRQHPELSVTRVVVHKETEVSSDHVNN; translated from the exons ATGACGACAGAACCAGGTGAGCCAAAGGAGGACCAGCCCAAAGAGGCGGAGTCTTTccctgaagctgctgcacacTCTACACCTAAAcag GGAGAGGAGGTCGGGCCATCTCAGATCCAAGCTCAGAGCTCACTGGCTGAGGACTCAACCAGTCACCTGTCATCAAGCAGTTGGATCGCTCGCTCTCCGGCCAGAAACCCACTGAGCTTCAGGACGATGCAGACCAAAGTGACCCTGCTGGACGGCTCACTGTTCACCTGCACTGTGGAG AAACGTGCTCGTGGGCTTCAGTTGTTTGAGAAGGTTTGTGAACACATCAACCTGCTGGAGAGAGACTACTTCGCCTTGTCCTTCAGAGATGCAGACAACAACAAA AACTGGTTGGATCCAGCAAAAGAGATGAAGaagcaggtcagag GTGTTCCCTGGAATTTCTCATTCAATGTGAAGTTTTACCCTCCTGATCCAGCCCAGCTCTCTGAGGACATCACCAG GTACTTCCTTTGTCTCCAGCTCAGACAGGATATTGTTTCTGGTCGTCTTCCGTGCTCATTTGCAACACACACTGTCCTCGGCTCCTACACCATCCAATCAGAGCTTGGAGACTATGATCCTG AAGAGTGTGGTTCAGATTACGTCAGTGAACTCAGTTTTGCCccaaatcaaacaaaagaaatggagGAGAAGATCATGGAGCTACATAAAGCATACAG aggaatgACTCCAGCTGAAGCAGAGATGCACTTCCTGGAAAATGTAAAGAAGCTTTCCATGTATGGAGTTGACCTTCATCATGCAAAG ATGGTAGGAAGCCGATTTGATTGCTTGCCTTCAGCTAAGTCAGAG GACTCGGAGGGTGTGGCCATCATGCTCGGTGTGTGCAGTAGTGGTCTACTAGtctacagagacagactgaggatcAACAGATTCTCATGGCCGAAGATCCTGAAGATCTCATACAAACGGAACAACTTCTACATCAAAATCCGACCTGGAGAG TTTGACCAGTTTGAGTCTACCATTGGCTTCAAGCTGCTGAACCACAGAGCGGCTAAAAGACTGTGGAAAGTCTGTGTGGAGCATCACTCCTTCTTCAG gctGATGTCCCCAGAAGAAACCCCTAAGAAGTTACTGTCTCTGGGGTCAAAGTTTCGCTACAGCGGTCGGACTCAGATCCAGACTCGCAGAGCCAGCGCTCAGATCTCCAGACCTGCACCACATTTCCCACGATGCATCAGCAAGAGGAACATGCTGAGCCGCAGCCTGGATGGAG acatggGTGCAGGCCTGTACGGAGCATCTAAAGCCATTGCTGTTAGTGACCTCATCACCACCGTGACacctgagaggaggatggaggagaggagggtggagcaAG TTGAGGAGGTACTGGTGTTGGGGGATGAGGtgcaggagaggatggaggtgcATAAAGAGGAGTTGCAgcaggatgaagaagaggaagagaaggaggagaacagagagattTCTCAACAGAGTCCTCCGACGCCTCAGAAGCATGACACCAAG acTGAGCTGACTGATACAGCTTTGGATGGCGACCTAACGGTTACTGAG tctgatcAGGATGAAGACTTGAAAACTCAG GAGACGTTGGGGAgtccagaggaggagcagaaaccTCAGAGCACCATCAGTGCTCTCAGACGCTCCTTCTTagagggagaagcaggaggaggaggagcaggtggagggatGACAGAGTGGGAGAAACGTCTTGCCTCCTCACCTCTACGACGAGTTGACGACTCCCCAATGATTGAACCGCTGGAACTAGATGAG actCTCCCACTGGACAGTCGCTCAACAATG GAGAGTGGGACCATAACAAACCtagttctccctcagccaatcagagggaaGAGCTATACTGTTGGTCGAAGCTATGACACCTCCTCCGGCAGGGTCATCACCATGACAACGAGGGATGACAGCACTGATGTTACCATAGCAACAGGGAATATCGAGATGGACATGCAGTTCAGAATCATCCCACTATCCAccgctgatgatgtcatcacaggTGGACCATTAATCACAATTTGTGAGGTGAAGACACCAACCTCACCACCTGAGATAGCGCCCAGTGTCTGTGACATCTTCAATGATGTCATTAGTGGGAATGACaccagaggaggtggagtcagTAGTCTGGACCTCCATCAGGGTGAAGCCCCTGTGATCTCACCTTTGACCCCACTCGTCCCTCTTAAATCCCCCCTGGACGAGCCAATCCTAAGCCCTGCTCCCTCACCGGGTCTGTCAGGCAGGACGTCACCCTCCCTCTCCAGAGTG cctAAACCTATATTCGATGAAATGTCTCCTGAGCTGACTGCTCTGCTGAAGTCGGCCAGAGAACAAAAAACCTTCAGAGAACACAACCTGCTGAAG ACATCAGAGAAGGTGGAGACGGTCTTATTAATGACGGAGCCATGTGACCAGCACATGCAAATGGCAGATCAGCCTCAGGTAGCAACTGGAAATCTTGTGGGCCTGCCCCCTAgtaaccccccaccccctccacctgGGGCCTGTATGACAcatgctgatgatgtcacagaagAATGGGCTAGCGATGATGACAGTAACAACACTCATGACCAGACTAACAGTccagcagaaaaacatgacatcaaTGACGTTGATGTCAGCGATGATGAGCCTAGTAGCCAAGctagtgatgatgatgctagCGATGCTAGTGAAGATGCCATCAGTGTGTTAGCACAGGTAGCAGTGGAGGAAGCCATGGAAGCTGCAGTTCGACATGCTCAGAGCCCAGGTGTTACTGATGCTAATCAGGATGCCATTAATACTAACTTTGCAGTTAGCTACAGTGAGCAGGAACTAACTAGCATGGCAGCTAACAACAGTCCCAGCACCAGAACCTGTTCTGTTCTGGGTTGTCGACCCACTGGGACTCAGCATTACCATGAAGACAAGGTCTCCGACGACTCAGAGGATGAGCGAGGGTGGTGGTCCAGAGAaaactctcctcctccctctttacCCCACCCAACCTCCAGGTGCTCCCCCTGCTCGGCCAATCAGACGCAACCATCTGACCACAGTGATGACGATAACGATGAGTCTCAGCCTCTGAAGGAG GAGGTCCCAGTGATGAGGAAGACTCTCACCTATGAAGCTCCGGGG agccGAGTGGACTCAGATCCTCCTGCAGGTTTGCTGCTGAGCTCCCAGACCTTCACTGCAGAGACCTctaacaccaccaccaccacacacatcACCAAG acAGTAAAAGGAGGAATTTCAGAAACCAGAATAGAGAAGAGAATCGTGATTTCTGGAGACACAGATATCGACCATGACCAG GCTTTGGCAGCGGCGCTCAGCGAGGCACGGCGGCAGCATCCTGAGCTGTCCGTTACGCGAGTTGTCGTCCATAAAGAAACAGAGGTCTCTTCTGATCATGTCAATAATTAG